In the genome of Pseudobacteriovorax antillogorgiicola, the window TCGTTTTGAAGGCGAAGCCTTTGCCCTTGACGATCTACTATTAAATAATCTTCATAAATTTCGGATACGACTGTATCAAAGCACATCACCACCTTCTTTTTCTTCGCCATGTCAAAGATGATGTTCTGATTGTCTTCGTTACAGCGATCGAGTTGCGGACCTCTAACTAGAAGATACACTCTATTCTGAAGCCGACTCTTGGCTAGGTACTGAGCGGCCTCAACCGCCGCGTTACCCCCACCAACAACTGCGATATCACACTTCTGATACTGATCTGGATCGAGAAGATTGTACGTTACCTTCGTACTTTCCTCGCCCTTTAAGCCGAGTTTTCGGGGACTTCCTCGAACTCCCATTGCCATAATCACCTTGCTAGCCGTGATGATTCCATTGTTGGTTTCCACATGGAATATGCCGTTTTTCTTCTTCAAATTTATAAACTTTGCATTCTCTTTGATCTGCAAATTGTACTTCTTACGAAGTCCTCCCCAGACAGCCAAGATTTCTTCTTTTGAGACTTTGTTTCTAGGAAACTTTACCATCCCCGCAAGGGGAAATTCGAGAGGGTGAGACATAACAACTTTCTGCTTTGGAAAGTTATAGATCGTCCCCCCAAATTTATTCTGCTCAAGGCAAATATACTTTTTCTTTTTTTCTGCGCAGGTCAGAGACGCTGCAAGTCCCGCTGGCCCTGCTCCAACAACGAGGACATCATATTCAGCTTTACCTGGAGAAACTTTTGAGCAGGCATGCTCTGCAGCAAGTTTGCCTTGCTTAACGGCATTTCTGATTAGCCCCATGCCTCCAAGCTCGCCCGCGATATAAAGACCACCGACATTGGTCTCATAATAAGGGCTGATCCTAGGGAGTTGCATCCCCCGCGTCTTGGTTCCGAAGACGAGTTTGATGGCATCGAGAGGGCAGGCCACCTCACAGGCTCCATGCCCCACACATTTAGTAGGTTCTATAAGCTTAGCCTTGTGATGGATGAGTTTTAGGATTTCCCCTTCAGGGCAGGCCGTGACACAGGCTCCACAACCACTGCATAGGTTGGGGTCGATCTCTGGATGGAGAGTCATAGGCTCATCCATCTTCTTCTCAACCGCATCTTTCCACTTCTTTTTTGCTACCTTTTCGTGCTTTTCCCGGCTTTTGACACCACGAAGGGCTAGGTAGACAAAGAATCCAACTCCAAATACCCAAAGATATTCTGTCAAAATATAGTACAGCTTAAGCATACCGGTCCCCATACAAAGCCCGAGTATTATCGACTTTCCCGTCACTAAACTTTAGTTTTCGCTCTGTGTTTCGGCGCAACAACTAATTTACTTTAAATATCAGAGAGGAAACGATGTGAATGATAGCGACAACATACATAAATATCGCAAAGGGAGTATGAAAGGTTCGCCAATATCCGAAGAGAAGCTGATAGTAGTGCATAAAGATTAGACGCCTTTTGATGAATGCCCAGTCCCGTAATTTTTTTCGTATCGGCCGACTTCCCCCCCACGGTGTTGCTGGAAGCCTGAACATGAGGTTAATGTCCCCCGAAAACGAGCGAAAAATAAATTCAACCAAGCCCATCTGTCTTAGAGATTCGCCCATAACACCGCCCGTAGCCTGGTATAAAGCAATGGCCTTCGCTCGCTCCATATCCTGCTCGCCGATGCCACGACTAGAGATTCGCACGTAGTTATGAAACCCTTGTTCGAAAGCGTCCAGTGTAGAGCGAAGACCGGTCTTTCGCTGCAGCAGTTGGATGTAAAAATACCGTCCAATAATACCACTCACAAAGCTCACGACCATGCTCCAGAAACTGATGGCAACAAGCCCACCAACCTTAAAATTGCAGTGGAAGACAATCAGAGTGGGGCCCATTAAGCCAAAGAAGATATGCCAATCAAGCCAAGCTTGCAAGTTACCAAGCTTCTGTAAGGAGTGGACCCGTTTGCGAATAATATAAAGATTTGTTAGAGCCATCACCCCAAAACCGAGCCAACCAAGAAAGTAGCTCACTGGCTTACCAGGTCGAGGATCGAAACGTCGACAAGAATCAAATAGGAAGCATTGTATATCGAGCATCAGACCAGTGAATCGAAAATAGCCATTGGCAGCTAGGTATTCGATTGATAACCATGAGGTTATCGCGATCCACACCAACGTGAGGCCCTTTAGAGTCATACGAATTCACTCTTTTCTGATCGTCATTCTCATCCTATAGTAAATAGTATACAACTAAAATTAACTCAGACCTATCTACGGGAGCAATGGTTCAGCTAAATGGTTTTCAAAAATCGACCGATTAGCAGATGATCAGGGGCCAACTTATAGCAATTCTCAGAGTGGATTCATGGTCTTGACAATAACCCAACACCACGGAGGAACCGATGATTCGGGTATTTTTCTTAATTGCACTCGGTCTTTACACTAGTGGCTACGGAGACAAGCACCATGGACATGGTGAAAGCTACAGCAAATGCGAATCGGATAAAAAGAGCTTATGTGGCGAAGGTTCTGCCTTTGCTAACGAAACAAAGACAAACTGCCTACAAGAACAATTTGAAAAAATAAAAGATAAAGCCTGTAAGGAGCAGCTAGAGGCATCCCGTAAAGGTTGGCAAAAGCTTCAGGATAGTTTCAAGGCTGTAAAGAAAACTTGTGATGCAATCGTTGACAAAGAGTGTCCCGAGGATAAAACCTCTCAAAAAAACTATAAGGTTTGTCTCATGATGAACTCAGGAAAGCTGAGTCTTGAGTGTAAAAACGAGCTTAACCGCCACATCAAAGAACACCTTCCTGGCATTCGCGAAGTCAAGTAAGACCTTCATATATTTTTAAGAGGAAAAGAAAAAAGAGAGACTCCATCTTGGGTCTCTCTGTTTCCCGTCTTGTAGAACAAGACAAAAGCTAACACTCATACTCTTCTCGTGTCAGCTAGTTTGCACAACATATGCCATCTACAAAGTATGGTATTATCGGCTACTTAAACGTAGACCTATGTTCGAGGAAAAAACCATCCGAAGATTGATATCGAGGGGATTGAGGGCTAAATAAATGATTTTATTGGCAATAGTTCCATGTGTCTCGCTTTACATAGGCTGGGAAGACCTGCCTAACCCTAGCGATTGATATAAAGCACTAATATTAAATAATTTTCTAAGACACTTCTAATCTGAGATAGTCCATATTTTGCCTTGAACATCAGAGAATCCGCTCCAAGAATCCAAGCTCTGGATTAGGTTCAAATCGGCCTCGACTTGGTGATTATCTGCAATCTTACAGCTCATTAAGACACTGGCTCCGAAGATGAAGTAAAGTAATAGCTTCATTTTTGCACTCCTATGCGGCGCTCTCCAATTTTCTCTCCCCCTTGATTGAAAGCTTGCAGAGTCAAATCAAAACTGCTGCCAACAAGCCTTTGCTTAGACCTAAAGAAGGTTCGACCTGCCGGACCATCGATAGCTTCAAACGCCAAAACTCGATCGCAATCCGGGCCAGAGCATGCCCTTAAACCTTGGGTTTCAAGGGACGCTGAAGCCATTAGATAGAAGCCATCACTTCCATCTTCATCAACAGCGACGTAGATCTTTGACCTGGCCTTGAATTCCTGTTCATAGGATCTATTTTTTCCATCGGGAAAAAGGCTTCTCAACAGAGGAGATGCCTCGTATATCAACCACGCCGGGGTCCCAAAATTCCAAGCTTGCGACTGATCTTTGCTTGATCGATCCCAATCACTGGTTCCAAATTTACTTGGACCACCCTTAACAACTGCGATCAGCATTTGATTCTCTGCCTTAATAATACCTCCACCAGAGTTGCCGTTGATGACTCCAATATTGTAGTAAAGTGAGCCTTCTGCAAGGCGCTTCGCGCGCCCCTGGGCATAGGTGGCCTTCCATACAGAGCGCTTGTCGTCTGGAAAACCGACAGTGAAAATCAAGTCACCCTGATTCGAGCGATCGTCGATCCATAGATCTGAAACTGTGGTTGCAACATACGCGGGGTATTGTTGCCCTTCGCGAGGGCCTCCAGCTGGCCATCGAATCCTAGCGATGGTGTAATCGAGATCCTGATTCAATTCCAGAACTTCGTCGACCTCGATATCGTTCTCTTCACCTGCTCCTACAGCGAGCCCGGAGGTATAGAGTTCGCCGACTGCGGGTCTACAATGAGCAGCTGTTAATAAGTATTGTGGGTTGAGTAGCGTCGCTGAACAGCTACCATTGCGAACTGTCCAAGACAATTCACTCTGATCCGCATCATGCCGACGTTCGTTCCCGCTAGGAAGCCCACTTTGGTCTTCTCGATAAATATTATTGAGAAGGCTTGGAGATGACTCCATACAAGAGATCGTTAATAGTGACAAGAAAGGCCATATTTTTCGTTTGATCGACATGATTTTCCTCCCTCTTTCCGATTGCAAATCAGAGGCCTATGTATCGTTCCTGTCGGAGGAATAACATTCTAATATTACAGCATTTATTTTCATTTCGCGAATCGAGTTTCAAATAGCAGTGTCACTATCTTTGACAATTGTCCTCTTTCGTCAGAATCACGATTAGGTATTAAACTGCCCTAATAATCTACCGATCTCTTACTGTCGCTGGAAAAAGGACTATCATGGATTTTGAAATCGAAATTAAGAGAGAATTTCTCCTTGAAGCCCGAGAACTGGTTGAACAAGCCGAGGAGGCATTTCTTGACTTCGAACGCAACCACTCAGACCTGACGGTGATTGACAATATTTTTCGCTTGTTCCACACCCTTAAGGGATCCGGGTTTACCGCGGGATTTGACCAGCTCGGCAACTTTACTCACAAACTCGAAAACATCCTGTCGGCCTTGAAATCGCGGGAAATCAATGTCACTCCTGAGCTGTGTAACACTCTCATCCAATCAAACGACATCCTATCAGACTGGATTAGTGATCTTCAGGATGATATCGACTACTTCAACCCTAAAGCAGAGGCCCTGGAGACGGAGCTAAAATCATTCCTCTCTGAGTCCAGCTCTGCACCAGTCAGTGAGGTCCAAAAGCCCTCACAAGCATTTGGAATGTTTGACGATGATGAGGATTCAAGCGAAAACGAAAGCTTTGCTGCTCCACAAATTATCGTTCCAACTCCGATCAAGAGCACAGCCATTGGTCGAGTTCTTGTTGTCGACGACGAGCCTGATATTAGAGAATTGATCCAAATGTATCTGGAAGAAATAAATCTGGAGATCATCACTGCTGGCAACGGCCAGGAAGGATTAGACTTCTTTAAATCTGGAAACAAACCAGACCTAGTTCTATCTGACCTTCGCATGCCCCAGATGGACGGCCTACAGTTTATTGGTAAGCTGCGAGAAATAGAGCCTGATATACCAGTTATTTTTATATCGGGTGCTGCGGAACGAGAGGATATTATCAGCTTTATCGAGCTTGGTGCCTTCAACTTCATCGAAAAACCAATCACTCGCCAGCTATTGCTTCATCAGGTAAAAAACGCCCTATCGTTTCGCAAGACTCAAGAGAGTATCACCAAAGTCTCTATGCTAAACTTTAAAGTCCATATGGCCTGTTACCAATTAGTTCGAACCAAAGACCAAGAGAAAAAAGCCAAGCTAGAAAACGAAATTCTTGCCTTACTCGAGCAAATATCCGAACTTAATAATGAAATGATTAACTATAAGAATCTAAGCGTCGCTTAAGCTAAGCTTAGTGAACCCTTCGAGTCTTACTCAGGGGTTAAGAGACTTACCATCCAAAGAAAGTCGACGCCACTAAACGTCTCTGTACATTCGCCGGAGTGAGGAGTGTATTCGATCGAATCCCTTTGCCAAAGATAGTCCGCTTTTCGATCGCAGTTTTGTGGCAACCGATCAGCGGGGAATTGATCCATCGAAAGCAGCTCTTCAAGCATCTGTGCCTTTGATTTTTCGGTCAGTGCCCCGGCGCTCCGCAGCTGGAGCCAACGGAAGAAGAGATTCCGTTCATCAAGGTCAACTAGCTTATGAGAAACCCACATGAGTCTCTGATCCTCGATCGAGTGACTTTTAAAGGGGTTAAGAAGCTGATCCAACAGCTCTGTCACAGACCGAACCTTGTTGAGGCTCTTCTTAGCCCTCAGCTCCATTTCTAACCAAATCACTAGTGCGTTCAGGTGAGAGGTGTAACCACGACCTGCAGTGAAGGTATCAAACTCAATGGTTGAAAATCCGTATTTGATGTCTGGTGGTAAGGCACTATCAGCAATTCCCTCGCGACGGGCCAAATGCCTTATAATTTCAGCAAGACCTGGACTCAGCTTTGAAACGTAAAATGGGCCGCTTCCAATATAGCCGCCAGTCTTATCCACATAGCTCATGAGATCCTGAAGATAGAGCCGAGAGTCCTCTGGTCTTTGGCTTAAGGCTGCAAGGAGACCGACAATCATATCACGGGATGTCCACCGACGTTTGCATTTAGGATGCCGATGCCACTTTCCATGATCATTGGCCTTGAGAATCGCTTGCCATGCGTCGTTTGCTTCGCCATGAAGACCCATTTTCTTCAGGGCAACATATCGTAGGCTGGAAAACAGCAAGCTATCGCACTCTGCCAAGATCCTATTATAGTGGTCATCATGATTTACCACCATGCCCATGGACAGGTTCTTCTTTTGAATTTCTTCTTCGTAGAAAAGAGCCCTCTGATAGGCTTCGGTAAGAAGCGTTTGGTACCTGCCGTAGTCCTGGTAACTGGTCTGAATAGATTCATTCCGTAGCTTAGCGGAAAGCTGGAGGACGTTACCCGTCGTACCAATTATTTGGAAAAAACCCATTCCAAATAGGCAAACCACGAGAAATATAGATAGACTAGCAACCTTCTTCATGACGATCACCCAAACCATTGCATCTTCTAATCTTTTCGGCAAACATAAGAGAAATTTTAAGGGGAATATTAGTTATACTAATAGTGTAAGATTTTCTAATTCATTTCAGTCAGTAAGGAATGAGCAGAAGCCAAGAAAAATATTCTTAAAGTAAAAATCCCATAACAATCCAGCTCAAATAAAACTGAATCCTCCTTGGGATTTTCAAAGTTGACTCGTTTCAATAGAGCTGACAAATTAGAACAAGAGCACATCTCCGGGGGCGTGCTTTTCTGATTCATTTTCTGCTGCATCAGGGATAAAGAACTCGCAAGAATATTTTTCTTGATCTGTTACAAGGGACTTGTTTACTAACTTGAAAACATCTATTTGGATCGCTGCCCAGTCCTGCGACTGGCGATCGAGGTAGCCCTGAATCGTTTCAGCTTCTGCAAATCGATGTTCTAAGATTTGGCGCAGAAGGTCAAAGCCCTGGAGCAAGATCACGGCGTCGCTGATGGCAGAATCTATACTTTCGATCTGACTCAAAAATTCTACTTTGGTTTCTTCCCAGCTATCCTCTGATAGGGGGTCCATGATTTCCAAGATATCTCTGATTTGAGCTAGAAGCTCACCAGTAACTTTCTCGTCTTCGACCTTCTCAAGCCTAGTTTTGAGGGTGCTTACGATCGATAGCTTTGATATTTTAGATCCTGTATTCGCACCAATTTCCTCTACATGAGGCAGCATTGGCTTCAGAGACAGGGTTGTTTGTGTGAAATCTTGAATCAGTTGATAAAGAGGGAATCTGTCGGAAAAGTCCTCTTTATCTGCTAACAACTGCATCTCTAGCAGAGTTTTTTGACTATTTTCTGTCGCACTCTTCATAGCCTCAGATAATTGAGCGCAGGATTTTTGCACCTCATCCACAATTGCATCGATACCATCGGAAGTATGAGCATTATCACAGTGAGAAACCAAAGAGACAGCTTCCTCAGAACTACGCACGCCCAACTCAATTTCCTTCAGAAGGTTGGCGAGGGTCAAGCTTAGGGATTCGACAAGGTCAAGTGCGAGAAAGCCAGTCGTGTTTGCGAAGTTGCAGTAGTCAAACCAGAAGTTATACTCATCCAAGTTTTCACGGTACCATTTTGCTTTTTCAGGCCCTGCGGCTGTCGCGGACTGCCCAAATTTATCTGGACAAATAAAGTTGTCGCGACCAATAATCTCTTCATTTGAACTGACGCGAAGAAAGGCACGACTAGTCTCGTTAGAGATGAGCTGGAGGTCTTGAGTTGAGAGAAACACATTTTTCGTCCGAAGTGTCGGACAATCGACTTGAACAACGTTTAGCTCAACTTGGTCCAGCTTGTAGTTTCTATTCACCTCGGGCATTAGCCTAAGATAGTTGAAAATATGATTAGGAATATTTGTGAGTGTCACCTGGGAGTCTAGCTCTCTAAGATACTTGTCAAGCCGGATAACACCGTTCCAACTAGCACTCATCAGGTTCGAACAATCGAACTCATTGGTCCCGTCCACCATCTCGTCGATGACCTTAAAGTTCGTCGTATCGCTTATTACCCCATGGAGAAATAGCGTGTGATCGGCTTTATGCACTTTGAAACGGTTTCTGATAGACACGTTAGCTCCCTACTTTTCGAGTTGCCTTTTATCGCACGTAGAATAGGTATCGGAGGCGTTATCCGCTCCCCTAAAAACCTTTTTAGCCTCTCGCCTAAGATATGGTAACAACTGCTTTTTTTGCGACCAATTTGATAACATTTAAGCACTACTAAAAGGAGCATTTTTCCTTTTACAAAAGGTAATGTTTCAATTCGACTTAAGTTATGAAAAATACGACCGAAAGCCAGAAATGTAGAGGATTACTAAAATCCGGAGAGAGCTGATGAAATTTAATTATAGCGGAAGGGGGACCCTTGCTTGCGTCAAGGTCATAGAGTTGGGTCAGATTTCTCATCGTTATCCTATAGAAGCCGTATTCGATCGTTTGGCCCAGATTCAGGCAATTCTTCGAGACTCTTGCAATCGCCATGGAGGCTTATATTCTGGTGATATTAGCACCACCTTCTACACATTTTTTGGCTGGGACGCTAGCACTACACAAGACCCTTTAGAGCACACCCATGCGGCATTTAAATGGGCACAGTATGTTCAAAATTACTTGGCTCAGGAAATCGCTGGTCATGATACAGAAGCCCCACTCATTCTCTTAAGAATCGGTCTGAATACTGGCTACTACCATATTCATCGAGACGTTGAGCAAAGCTTTCAATCGCTTGTTACGGATGATTTTCCCTTGATAGACCAGTCCACCGATCTTTGTGGGATCAATGGAATTATCCTAAATGAAAAACTACTCCGAGCATTAGCGCAGCATGGTGTGAAACTCCAGCATCTTCACAAACTCAAGGAGAAGTTCCCCCACCACGCTAACCTCTTAACCTTTTATGAGTATAATGCGGTCTCACCAGACACGAACCTAAACAAAAAGGTCATCACTTGTGTCAAAGATAGTCTTAATCGACGAGAAACAAAGCGCTGGCCCTGCGAACATAGCCAGTTCGAAATCAAAGACCTCCAAACTGATGACTCATTTTCAATCAGCAATTTATCGGTTGATGGCTTGGAAGTGGTAGGAAATCAACCGAAAACAACTGGATCTTTTTTCAAATTTTGCTTCGTAAGCAATGAAGAATCGATCATTCAAGAACTCGTTGCAAATGACTTAAATCTGGTCGAAGCCCAAGTCCGTTGGCAAAGACATGATGGTCAATTTTACCGCATTGGTTTAAGAATTGAAAACGTAACTCTCAGTGACCGGGAAGAAATCGTCAGAATATTGCTATTTCCCGGAAAGAAGGGCTCTCTTCTGAGCTTAACTGCCTCCTGAACGAGATAGTATCTGACAAGAGGCTATCTTATTGGATTCCCCAGAAAGA includes:
- a CDS encoding NAD(P)-binding domain-containing protein, with the translated sequence MLKLYYILTEYLWVFGVGFFVYLALRGVKSREKHEKVAKKKWKDAVEKKMDEPMTLHPEIDPNLCSGCGACVTACPEGEILKLIHHKAKLIEPTKCVGHGACEVACPLDAIKLVFGTKTRGMQLPRISPYYETNVGGLYIAGELGGMGLIRNAVKQGKLAAEHACSKVSPGKAEYDVLVVGAGPAGLAASLTCAEKKKKYICLEQNKFGGTIYNFPKQKVVMSHPLEFPLAGMVKFPRNKVSKEEILAVWGGLRKKYNLQIKENAKFINLKKKNGIFHVETNNGIITASKVIMAMGVRGSPRKLGLKGEESTKVTYNLLDPDQYQKCDIAVVGGGNAAVEAAQYLAKSRLQNRVYLLVRGPQLDRCNEDNQNIIFDMAKKKKVVMCFDTVVSEIYEDYLIVDRQGQRLRLQNDFLFIFAGAELPFKFLESLGVVIDTKYGEAVKTG
- a CDS encoding trypsin-like serine peptidase codes for the protein MSIKRKIWPFLSLLTISCMESSPSLLNNIYREDQSGLPSGNERRHDADQSELSWTVRNGSCSATLLNPQYLLTAAHCRPAVGELYTSGLAVGAGEENDIEVDEVLELNQDLDYTIARIRWPAGGPREGQQYPAYVATTVSDLWIDDRSNQGDLIFTVGFPDDKRSVWKATYAQGRAKRLAEGSLYYNIGVINGNSGGGIIKAENQMLIAVVKGGPSKFGTSDWDRSSKDQSQAWNFGTPAWLIYEASPLLRSLFPDGKNRSYEQEFKARSKIYVAVDEDGSDGFYLMASASLETQGLRACSGPDCDRVLAFEAIDGPAGRTFFRSKQRLVGSSFDLTLQAFNQGGEKIGERRIGVQK
- a CDS encoding response regulator; its protein translation is MDFEIEIKREFLLEARELVEQAEEAFLDFERNHSDLTVIDNIFRLFHTLKGSGFTAGFDQLGNFTHKLENILSALKSREINVTPELCNTLIQSNDILSDWISDLQDDIDYFNPKAEALETELKSFLSESSSAPVSEVQKPSQAFGMFDDDEDSSENESFAAPQIIVPTPIKSTAIGRVLVVDDEPDIRELIQMYLEEINLEIITAGNGQEGLDFFKSGNKPDLVLSDLRMPQMDGLQFIGKLREIEPDIPVIFISGAAEREDIISFIELGAFNFIEKPITRQLLLHQVKNALSFRKTQESITKVSMLNFKVHMACYQLVRTKDQEKKAKLENEILALLEQISELNNEMINYKNLSVA
- a CDS encoding PilZ domain-containing protein, whose translation is MKFNYSGRGTLACVKVIELGQISHRYPIEAVFDRLAQIQAILRDSCNRHGGLYSGDISTTFYTFFGWDASTTQDPLEHTHAAFKWAQYVQNYLAQEIAGHDTEAPLILLRIGLNTGYYHIHRDVEQSFQSLVTDDFPLIDQSTDLCGINGIILNEKLLRALAQHGVKLQHLHKLKEKFPHHANLLTFYEYNAVSPDTNLNKKVITCVKDSLNRRETKRWPCEHSQFEIKDLQTDDSFSISNLSVDGLEVVGNQPKTTGSFFKFCFVSNEESIIQELVANDLNLVEAQVRWQRHDGQFYRIGLRIENVTLSDREEIVRILLFPGKKGSLLSLTAS